A DNA window from Zingiber officinale cultivar Zhangliang chromosome 3A, Zo_v1.1, whole genome shotgun sequence contains the following coding sequences:
- the LOC122050382 gene encoding uncharacterized protein LOC122050382 produces the protein MQHDNRIDHIESLWVAHERRPWDLSLPNEGRIRAWTARKQLRDSGFLIHRVVVSLFLRCLQTSVEIVCTLCCVVDDHQLLLSMETSCYVFLDPSHVKVHLIFPCSFQILLKYCCDSPIFAPQIISSSL, from the coding sequence ATGCAGCACGACAATCGGATCGACCACATAGAGTCACTCTGGGTGGCGCATGAGCGGCGTCCTTGGGACCTGTCGCTGCCCAACGAGGGTCGGATCCGGGCGTGGACAGCCAGGAAGCAGCTTCGTGATTCTGGATTCCTAATCCATCGTGTCGTTGTCTCTCTTTTCCTCCGCTGCTTGCAAACATCTGTCGAGATCGTCTGCACCCTCTGTTGCGTCGTTGATGACCACCAGCTCTTGCTCTCCATGGAGACAAGCTGCTATGTTTTCCTCGATCCCTCTCATGTCAAAGTACACCTCATTTTTCCTTGCTCGTTTCAGATTCTTCTCAAATATTGTTGTGATTCACCAATCTTTGCCCCTCAAATCATTTCTTCCTCATTGTAA